The bacterium genome contains a region encoding:
- the dnaG gene encoding DNA primase, protein MKETISVNSLNKITDNLDIVKVVSEYLTLQRAGKNFKALCPFHEEKTPSFVVNPEKQIFHCFGCGVGGNAIKFLMSIENLPFPQAVALASEKAGVSISLGRYSHKDSEEANKIYNANKFASQIYTNLLFSQTDKRAFEYLAARGLKEPDIKFFQIGYASYSTDLLVKEIHKNKLQIKDFIKAGLVKDDGKADVFRNRVMFPIFDWRGRILGFGGRALDEQQMPKYLNTSENQVFYKGKILYGLNWASVPIKEKDFVILVEGYFDVIKLYLNGIKNVVAPMGTSLTSTQINFFRRYSNNVLLMFDSDQAGVRASLRNLETVLKKGCNTKLCVLPTGFDPDRFIDDYGINPFIELINKSKNFLDFSFDIYSQQHGIETPKGKSLVAKEVMKYIEFLPDAIEKSEYRKILAKKLNIKEEILVQSISVEEKREDDTELNKSDNKLSTIDYTENLIVEILFSDQQYWEKLLEWNGEMTPRISVIKQTSKELLKNNLQLTPSNLIIGVTDTAELDNMSSWITQRALKDVSCFEEEKKQVIFLDCLKKIHKICLWEKLEKVKKEMNTKKDNGLNYNKELEVLQTLLFELQKENVKNG, encoded by the coding sequence ATGAAAGAGACCATCTCGGTCAATTCCCTCAATAAGATAACCGATAATCTTGATATTGTCAAAGTCGTTTCAGAATATTTGACATTACAAAGAGCAGGAAAGAATTTTAAAGCATTATGTCCTTTCCACGAAGAAAAAACACCGTCTTTTGTTGTCAATCCTGAAAAACAGATATTCCATTGTTTTGGTTGCGGGGTAGGTGGCAACGCTATAAAATTTTTAATGAGTATTGAAAACCTACCCTTCCCACAAGCTGTTGCTCTTGCATCAGAAAAAGCAGGAGTCTCCATTTCTCTTGGAAGATATTCACATAAAGATTCTGAGGAAGCTAATAAAATTTATAATGCCAACAAATTTGCTTCTCAAATTTATACCAACCTTCTATTTTCTCAAACTGATAAAAGAGCTTTTGAATATTTAGCAGCTCGAGGTCTCAAAGAACCTGATATCAAATTTTTTCAAATAGGGTATGCTTCTTATTCAACAGACCTTTTAGTCAAAGAGATTCACAAGAACAAACTACAAATAAAAGATTTTATTAAGGCAGGATTGGTTAAAGATGATGGGAAGGCAGATGTTTTTAGGAATAGAGTTATGTTTCCTATTTTTGATTGGCGGGGAAGAATTTTAGGTTTTGGTGGCAGAGCTCTTGATGAGCAACAGATGCCTAAATATCTTAATACAAGCGAAAATCAGGTGTTTTATAAAGGGAAAATCCTTTACGGGCTTAATTGGGCATCAGTACCTATAAAAGAAAAAGATTTTGTGATTCTTGTAGAAGGGTACTTTGATGTTATCAAATTGTATTTGAACGGAATTAAAAATGTAGTAGCACCTATGGGAACCTCTTTAACATCAACCCAAATTAACTTCTTCAGAAGATATTCAAACAATGTTCTTCTGATGTTCGATTCTGATCAAGCTGGCGTAAGAGCATCTTTAAGAAATCTTGAAACTGTTTTAAAAAAAGGGTGCAATACAAAACTTTGTGTATTACCTACTGGTTTTGACCCTGACAGGTTTATAGATGATTACGGGATAAACCCTTTTATTGAACTTATTAATAAATCTAAGAATTTTTTAGATTTTTCGTTTGATATTTATTCTCAACAGCATGGAATAGAAACTCCAAAAGGAAAATCTTTGGTTGCTAAAGAGGTTATGAAATATATAGAATTTTTGCCTGATGCGATTGAAAAATCAGAATATAGAAAGATTCTTGCAAAAAAACTGAATATTAAAGAAGAAATATTGGTGCAAAGTATTAGCGTAGAAGAGAAGAGAGAGGATGATACTGAGTTAAATAAATCTGATAACAAACTTTCCACAATAGATTATACTGAAAACCTTATTGTAGAGATTCTCTTCTCAGACCAACAATATTGGGAAAAACTTTTAGAATGGAACGGCGAGATGACACCAAGGATAAGTGTAATAAAACAGACTTCCAAGGAACTTTTAAAGAACAATTTACAACTTACACCTTCAAACCTTATAATTGGTGTAACAGATACTGCAGAATTAGACAATATGAGTAGTTGGATTACACAACGAGCTTTAAAAGATGTGAGTTGTTTTGAAGAAGAAAAAAAACAGGTTATTTTTTTGGATTGTCTCAAAAAGATACATAAGATTTGTTTATGGGAAAAACTTGAAAAAGTAAAAAAAGAAATGAATACTAAGAAAGATAACGGGCTTAATTATAATAAAGAGCTTGAAGTTTTACAAACATTGCTTTTTGAATTGCAAAAGGAGAATGTGAAAAATGGGTAG
- a CDS encoding sigma-70 family RNA polymerase sigma factor has product MGRKKKSEVLSKNEKAQKINEIVKMGRRKKRLSWEDINDILPMDLTDQDEINELFDELETWDIDIDEEAFPIAKNKKVEDEFKNPLRSYLKGAGAYTLLNHKEEIMLAKGIEEAKKKLNQKEAKKKLTPQQYAKYEMELYELRERLINSNLRLVINIAKRYSNPKLSILDLIQEGNIGLMKAVEKFKYRTGFKFSTYATWWIRQAITRAIADHSATIRIPVHMIEKINKVKKIEATISQGSEFEQPTEAEIAKRMDMSVKKIRDIIKSMRPDPISIDMPVGEGDKTTVGDFIEDTENSDPLKHAKHSLLREEIEKVLCILDDRETAIIRLRFGLGEEGYPRTLEEVGNCFQLTRERIRQIESKAIQKLKCSHKCEKLKSFVEGDMKGFIKY; this is encoded by the coding sequence ATGGGTAGGAAAAAAAAGAGCGAAGTTCTTTCTAAAAATGAAAAGGCGCAAAAAATCAATGAGATTGTAAAAATGGGAAGGCGAAAGAAACGTCTTTCTTGGGAAGATATTAACGATATTCTTCCTATGGATCTGACCGACCAAGATGAAATAAACGAACTTTTTGACGAACTGGAAACTTGGGATATAGATATTGATGAAGAAGCGTTCCCTATTGCAAAGAATAAAAAAGTAGAAGATGAGTTTAAAAATCCTTTAAGGTCGTATCTTAAAGGTGCTGGGGCTTATACACTATTGAACCATAAAGAAGAGATTATGTTGGCTAAAGGTATAGAGGAAGCTAAAAAGAAACTTAACCAGAAAGAGGCTAAAAAGAAACTTACACCACAACAGTATGCAAAATATGAGATGGAACTATATGAGTTAAGAGAAAGGCTTATAAATTCTAACCTAAGATTGGTGATAAATATTGCAAAAAGATATAGTAACCCAAAACTTTCTATACTTGACCTTATACAAGAGGGAAATATTGGTTTAATGAAAGCTGTTGAAAAATTTAAATATAGAACAGGTTTTAAGTTTAGCACTTATGCTACTTGGTGGATAAGACAAGCAATAACAAGGGCGATTGCAGACCATTCTGCTACTATTCGTATTCCTGTTCATATGATTGAAAAAATCAATAAAGTTAAAAAGATAGAGGCAACAATCTCTCAAGGTAGTGAATTTGAACAACCGACAGAAGCAGAAATAGCTAAAAGAATGGATATGTCTGTTAAAAAAATTAGAGATATTATAAAATCAATGAGGCCAGACCCTATTTCTATTGATATGCCTGTTGGAGAGGGAGATAAAACGACTGTTGGAGATTTTATAGAAGATACAGAAAATTCTGACCCGTTAAAACATGCAAAACATTCTTTACTAAGAGAAGAGATAGAGAAGGTTTTATGTATTCTAGATGACAGAGAAACAGCAATAATTAGGTTACGGTTTGGGTTAGGAGAAGAAGGGTATCCGCGAACTCTCGAAGAGGTTGGGAACTGTTTTCAACTTACAAGGGAAAGAATAAGGCAGATAGAATCAAAAGCTATCCAGAAACTTAAATGCTCTCACAAGTGTGAGAAGCTCAAATCATTTGTTGAAGGTGATATGAAAGGCTTCATAAAGTATTAA
- the lepB gene encoding signal peptidase I: protein MFKIINSILMVIFIFFVGYLFGVKEVRFYEIISSSMEPTLNVNDKVVTVKKTSLPRKTIVMLKDPQISDEILAKRIIGLPGEVVDIKNGKVYINGTLLNEPYIKEPPTYTNKWEIPPNSYFLLGDNRNLSEDSSVWGPISEELIISKTILKYWPFNEFKMVLNIR from the coding sequence ATGTTTAAAATCATAAATAGTATATTGATGGTCATATTTATTTTTTTTGTAGGATACCTGTTTGGTGTAAAAGAAGTGAGGTTTTATGAAATTATTTCCTCTTCTATGGAACCAACCTTAAATGTTAATGACAAGGTAGTAACAGTTAAAAAAACTTCTCTTCCAAGAAAAACTATTGTAATGCTAAAGGATCCACAAATAAGCGATGAAATACTTGCAAAACGAATAATAGGACTACCGGGTGAGGTTGTAGATATTAAAAACGGTAAAGTGTATATTAACGGAACTCTCCTAAATGAACCTTATATAAAAGAACCTCCTACATATACAAATAAATGGGAAATACCACCCAACTCTTATTTTTTACTTGGAGATAATAGAAACCTAAGTGAAGATAGCAGTGTGTGGGGCCCTATTAGCGAAGAATTAATAATAAGCAAAACCATCTTAAAATACTGGCCTTTTAATGAATTTAAGATGGTCTTAAATATTCGTTAA
- a CDS encoding TlpA family protein disulfide reductase: MKKFLLLMVMMSVLISCSKAEVSQAPDFSLKTIENKTVKLSDYKKKIVIINFWATWCPPCRAELPDFVKFYDEYNSKGVEIIGIAVNSRNADIKSVIEQYKIKYPICISDKKVEAEYGGIRGVPTTFIIDKTGKIVLNRVGMIKEKELVDIVRRLLL, translated from the coding sequence ATGAAAAAGTTTCTATTGTTGATGGTAATGATGTCTGTATTGATTTCTTGTTCTAAAGCGGAGGTTTCTCAAGCACCTGATTTTTCTCTTAAAACTATAGAAAATAAAACAGTTAAATTGTCTGACTATAAAAAGAAGATTGTGATTATAAATTTTTGGGCAACATGGTGCCCTCCTTGCAGAGCTGAGTTACCAGATTTTGTGAAATTTTATGATGAATATAACTCCAAAGGGGTAGAGATAATTGGCATTGCTGTAAACAGTAGAAATGCAGACATAAAATCTGTGATAGAACAATATAAGATAAAATACCCTATATGTATTAGTGATAAAAAAGTTGAAGCTGAATATGGAGGAATAAGAGGGGTTCCTACAACTTTTATTATAGATAAAACAGGTAAGATAGTTTTAAACAGAGTTGGAATGATAAAAGAGAAAGAACTTGTTGATATTGTAAGAAGGCTATTGTTATGA
- a CDS encoding sugar phosphate isomerase/epimerase has product MKLGMVTYQLGIDWDIDTLINKCHTFGFEGVELRTGHQHRVEPSLSNQKRTEVKSKFADSSVKLVCLGSICEYHSPDPIVLKQNIETTKEFVLLAKDVGAEGVKVRPNALPVDVPKEKTIHQIGLALREVASFASDYKVKIRLEVHGQESSYPVHIKEMVDIADHTNLFVCWNSNPKDMDETGTIDKNFKMLQDKIEICHIHELSSEEYPYLSLFSLLHKSKFDGFCLAEVPASKEPERYMQNYKALFNALNTIVEN; this is encoded by the coding sequence GTGAAACTTGGTATGGTAACTTATCAACTTGGGATAGATTGGGATATAGATACATTGATAAACAAATGTCATACTTTCGGTTTTGAAGGGGTAGAACTTAGAACAGGACATCAACATAGGGTAGAACCTTCGCTATCTAATCAAAAAAGAACTGAGGTGAAAAGTAAATTTGCTGATTCATCTGTTAAACTTGTGTGCCTTGGCAGTATCTGTGAATACCATAGCCCCGACCCTATTGTGTTGAAACAAAATATAGAAACAACCAAAGAATTTGTTCTTCTGGCAAAAGATGTTGGAGCCGAAGGAGTTAAGGTAAGACCAAACGCCTTACCTGTTGATGTTCCAAAAGAAAAAACAATTCACCAAATAGGGCTTGCTTTAAGAGAGGTTGCTTCGTTTGCTTCTGACTATAAAGTAAAAATACGGCTTGAAGTACATGGACAAGAATCTTCCTACCCTGTACATATAAAAGAGATGGTGGATATAGCAGACCATACCAATCTTTTTGTGTGCTGGAACTCTAACCCAAAAGATATGGATGAAACAGGGACAATAGATAAGAATTTTAAGATGTTGCAAGATAAGATAGAAATATGTCATATACATGAATTGAGTAGCGAAGAATATCCGTATCTTTCTCTCTTTTCTTTGCTACATAAATCTAAGTTTGACGGGTTTTGTCTGGCGGAAGTACCTGCAAGCAAAGAACCTGAACGGTATATGCAAAACTATAAAGCATTGTTCAACGCACTAAATACTATAGTTGAAAATTAA
- a CDS encoding phosphomannomutase/phosphoglucomutase produces MKINRNIFREYDIRGIYEDDLKGDFPYYLGYAFGKHAHKIGKNRICVGGDNRISTQYLKEQLIKGLYDTGCTVMDIGIAPTPMLYFAVHKENMDGGIMVTASHNPPEYNGFKMVLDKKSLYGAQIQQIADSMEIGVFSKKNGSIEQKNILSDYISFIANSFNFKKKFRIGVDTGNGTLGPVLIQILEKFNFEVFPLYIDSDPTFPNHPPDPLVADNLKDLRKVVLDNKLDAGFAYDGDGDRLGVIDDKGEILWGDQLMILYSRDILSRIPNASIVFDVKCTKSLEEEIRKAGGNPIMWKTGHSLIESKMAEEKAPLAGELSGHLYFSDEYYGYDDAVYATMRLLRIMDNVSDKLSDLFKGVKQYCSTPEIRIDVPDDKKFAVVEKVKEFFESHYKTSDLDGVKVYFNDGWALARASNTQPAIVVRVEAETDDSLKNIQKVVLSKISKMLESKN; encoded by the coding sequence ATGAAAATAAATAGAAATATTTTTAGAGAGTACGACATAAGAGGTATTTATGAAGACGACCTAAAAGGAGATTTTCCTTACTACCTTGGGTATGCTTTCGGTAAACACGCTCACAAAATAGGGAAAAATAGAATATGTGTTGGTGGTGATAATAGAATTTCTACTCAGTATCTTAAAGAACAACTCATAAAAGGACTTTATGATACTGGCTGTACGGTTATGGATATTGGAATAGCTCCTACCCCTATGTTATATTTTGCTGTCCACAAAGAAAATATGGATGGAGGTATAATGGTTACAGCAAGCCACAACCCTCCTGAATATAATGGTTTTAAGATGGTTTTAGATAAAAAAAGTCTATATGGAGCACAGATACAACAGATTGCTGACAGTATGGAGATAGGCGTTTTTAGTAAAAAGAACGGTAGTATAGAGCAGAAAAACATACTTTCAGATTATATCTCTTTTATAGCAAACAGTTTTAACTTCAAAAAAAAGTTCCGTATAGGTGTAGATACAGGCAACGGAACTCTTGGACCTGTTCTAATTCAAATTCTTGAAAAATTTAACTTTGAAGTTTTTCCTTTATATATAGATAGCGACCCTACCTTTCCTAATCATCCACCCGACCCTTTGGTAGCAGATAACCTTAAAGATTTAAGAAAAGTTGTGTTGGATAACAAACTTGATGCTGGATTTGCTTATGACGGAGATGGAGATAGACTTGGAGTTATTGATGATAAAGGAGAAATTCTGTGGGGAGATCAGTTAATGATACTTTACTCAAGAGATATTCTGTCACGGATACCTAATGCTTCAATTGTTTTTGATGTTAAATGCACAAAATCTCTTGAAGAAGAGATAAGAAAAGCGGGCGGTAATCCTATTATGTGGAAGACAGGTCATTCTCTGATAGAAAGTAAGATGGCTGAGGAAAAAGCGCCCCTTGCTGGAGAATTGTCTGGCCATTTATATTTTTCTGACGAATATTATGGGTATGATGATGCTGTTTATGCGACAATGAGGTTGTTAAGAATAATGGATAATGTGTCAGATAAATTGAGTGATTTATTTAAAGGAGTAAAACAATATTGTTCTACTCCTGAGATAAGGATAGATGTTCCTGATGATAAAAAGTTTGCAGTAGTAGAAAAAGTGAAGGAGTTTTTTGAATCTCATTACAAGACTTCTGACTTGGACGGGGTTAAGGTCTACTTTAACGATGGTTGGGCTCTTGCAAGAGCGTCTAATACCCAACCAGCGATAGTTGTTAGGGTAGAAGCGGAAACGGACGATTCTCTTAAAAATATACAAAAGGTGGTTCTTTCTAAAATCTCTAAAATGCTTGAATCAAAAAATTAA
- a CDS encoding M55 family metallopeptidase, translating to MKIYIMTDLEGVAGVLDSKNWCFEEGRFYSQATELLTMEINSAIEGFLEGGATEILVADGHGGGAINQSILHKKAEYAKNWSSGREAFSLTDRKFDFIAWIGQHPMAGTIGGHLTHTGNMGVVEQSINGIPVGEFGSFAMLATELGVRSIFGTGCKAFCDEAESFIPGIETVAVKKGTQTTSGNHLPREVYREHNKSAIHLHPIEARRLIKEGAKRAIERAQKETFGLVELPKPPYVRVRVMRGDDKYPPRILRQGPADSLFNLLDASYTFHELNINPADPNLSKLLGKRIV from the coding sequence ATGAAGATATATATAATGACAGATTTAGAGGGAGTGGCAGGAGTTTTGGATTCAAAGAATTGGTGTTTTGAAGAAGGTCGTTTCTATTCACAAGCAACAGAACTTCTGACTATGGAGATTAACTCTGCTATAGAAGGTTTTTTAGAGGGAGGCGCAACAGAGATATTGGTTGCTGATGGACATGGTGGTGGTGCTATAAACCAGTCGATACTCCATAAAAAAGCTGAATATGCAAAAAATTGGAGCTCAGGTCGGGAGGCTTTTTCTTTGACAGACAGAAAGTTTGATTTTATTGCTTGGATAGGGCAACACCCGATGGCAGGCACAATTGGAGGGCATCTAACTCATACAGGTAATATGGGTGTAGTTGAACAGTCGATAAACGGTATTCCTGTGGGAGAATTTGGTAGTTTTGCGATGCTTGCAACTGAACTGGGTGTACGTTCTATATTTGGAACTGGTTGTAAGGCATTCTGTGATGAAGCAGAATCTTTTATACCAGGTATAGAAACAGTTGCTGTAAAAAAAGGTACTCAGACAACATCTGGTAACCACCTGCCACGGGAAGTTTACAGAGAACACAATAAATCTGCAATACATTTACACCCTATTGAAGCAAGACGGCTAATAAAAGAAGGAGCTAAACGGGCAATAGAAAGGGCTCAGAAAGAGACTTTTGGTTTGGTAGAATTACCCAAACCTCCTTATGTGAGAGTTAGAGTAATGAGGGGAGATGATAAATATCCTCCAAGAATTCTGAGGCAAGGTCCTGCAGATAGTTTGTTTAATTTATTAGATGCATCATACACCTTCCATGAGTTGAATATAAATCCAGCAGACCCTAATTTGAGTAAACTTCTTGGTAAACGTATAGTTTAA